A window from Bacillota bacterium encodes these proteins:
- the fapR gene encoding transcription factor FapR, protein MAPSMSKPERHSRLRELLESDPFVTDRELAARLGVSVQTIRLDRLELGIPESRERTRRVAEEATKKVRSVMTGEVIGDLVRVALGQEGVSILEPTAEMAFKRSGIVRGHHIFAQANSLAVALVDAEVAVTGSATVKFLKPVRAGDRLVATAKVTERSGRRYRVNVVSQVGGEDVFKGEFVVFALDPSPAGDRVEVGEGGAHEDRP, encoded by the coding sequence TTGGCTCCTAGCATGTCCAAACCTGAACGCCATAGCCGTCTTCGAGAACTGCTCGAGTCGGACCCGTTTGTCACTGACCGGGAGCTTGCGGCAAGGTTGGGCGTAAGCGTCCAGACCATCCGGCTTGATAGGTTGGAGCTCGGGATCCCGGAATCCCGGGAGCGTACCAGGAGGGTGGCTGAGGAAGCCACGAAAAAGGTGCGGTCTGTGATGACGGGGGAGGTCATAGGGGACCTCGTTCGGGTTGCGCTTGGGCAGGAGGGCGTGTCCATCCTCGAGCCCACGGCTGAGATGGCGTTCAAGCGGAGCGGCATCGTGAGGGGGCATCACATCTTTGCGCAGGCGAACTCGCTTGCGGTCGCGCTCGTTGACGCCGAGGTGGCGGTCACGGGGTCTGCGACCGTGAAGTTCCTAAAGCCCGTGAGAGCGGGCGACAGGCTTGTGGCAACGGCAAAGGTCACTGAACGCAGTGGCCGGAGGTATCGCGTGAACGTGGTGTCCCAGGTCGGAGGCGAGGACGTGTTCAAGGGGGAGTTCGTGGTGTTCGCCTTGGACCCCTCGCCGGCTGGGGACAGAGTCGAGGTCGGGGAGGGAGGCGCGCATGAGGATCGCCCTTGA